The Thermoclostridium stercorarium subsp. stercorarium DSM 8532 genome contains a region encoding:
- the yunB gene encoding sporulation protein YunB has protein sequence MRKYLYREYMPYIRKRYRNRYRINTLNSMRIRDFIRFFRLVACILLFSAAISKVLNNFYASVEKVCEFKAAQLVNEYIDYGVMSASSEFKGRNFVSVSYNGDGKVTSVETDGMEINRFASVLSENIQKEISGRESETITVPLGSVTGSKLLSSFGFSIPFRIVPSGKVKVMPESSFHASGINQTVHRLKMNVYVKVRILFPITDREEEINRELIVSETVIVGDVPEVLLSKNELK, from the coding sequence ATGAGAAAATATCTCTACAGAGAATATATGCCGTATATCAGAAAGAGGTACAGAAACCGTTACCGTATAAATACCCTGAACAGTATGCGCATACGTGATTTTATACGTTTCTTCCGGTTAGTGGCATGTATTTTGCTTTTCTCAGCCGCGATAAGCAAAGTTTTAAACAATTTTTATGCGTCAGTTGAGAAAGTCTGTGAATTTAAGGCCGCACAGCTTGTCAATGAGTACATAGACTACGGAGTAATGTCAGCCTCATCTGAGTTTAAGGGCAGAAATTTTGTTTCTGTAAGTTATAACGGCGACGGAAAGGTCACGTCTGTTGAAACCGACGGAATGGAAATAAACCGTTTTGCTTCGGTTTTATCAGAAAACATACAAAAAGAGATTTCCGGACGGGAATCCGAAACAATAACCGTTCCGTTGGGGTCGGTTACGGGCAGCAAATTATTGTCTTCTTTCGGTTTTTCAATTCCTTTCAGAATAGTTCCGTCAGGAAAGGTTAAAGTCATGCCGGAATCGTCTTTTCACGCTTCAGGAATCAATCAGACCGTTCACAGGCTGAAAATGAACGTATACGTGAAAGTGAGAATACTATTTCCCATAACTGACAGGGAAGAAGAGATAAACAGGGAATTAATAGTGTCTGAAACGGTAATTGTTGGCGATGTTCCCGAAGTGCTACTTTCGAAAAATGAATTAAAATGA
- a CDS encoding serine/threonine protein kinase, translated as MTGKIIGGKYQIVDKIGSGGSGEVYKAYHIHLKTPWALKVIPYENVFAENELAVLKRLNHPAFPRVVDVVTENDKCIVVFDYYEGPNMQEIIDRYGRVDEKRVLKWAIQILDALSYLHNCFPTPIIYRDLKPSNLIVLNDDTVKLIDFGAARQFNESKNDDTIYLGTPGYAAPEQYGSGQTDIRTDIYNFGMTLFHLLSGIHPLKCNEVQMKDLLEDAGVSKDLISVVLKCTAKNPDERFISVEEIKNAINLFSNKIHFMHPAHPAGKNAVEISVSGIQKGVGVTHFCILFGMWLKNRGYRTAILEYGENSDALCLCRLLNKESQLMKKGYYEVRGLDIYPSMGIDKIDGFRRSEYDFILLDYGIHDEYVSRLMPRSDVRLIVAPGADWKIRAVSSFVERYDVILKMPNTYLSFPMQDRKSISVIKSYFKKVNILALPYAVNPWKINPAISKEIENIYNRIFQVGNS; from the coding sequence ATGACGGGGAAAATAATAGGTGGTAAATACCAGATTGTTGATAAAATCGGCTCCGGCGGTTCAGGAGAAGTATACAAAGCCTATCATATTCATTTGAAGACCCCGTGGGCTCTGAAAGTAATACCTTATGAAAATGTTTTTGCAGAAAATGAGCTGGCTGTTTTAAAAAGGCTTAACCATCCTGCTTTTCCGAGGGTTGTGGATGTTGTCACGGAAAATGACAAATGCATAGTTGTTTTTGACTATTATGAAGGACCGAACATGCAGGAAATAATAGACCGCTATGGCAGGGTAGACGAAAAAAGAGTTTTAAAATGGGCAATCCAGATTTTGGATGCACTGTCATACTTACATAACTGCTTTCCCACCCCTATAATCTACAGAGATCTGAAACCATCAAATCTGATTGTCCTGAATGATGATACGGTTAAACTTATAGATTTTGGAGCAGCCAGACAGTTCAATGAAAGTAAAAATGATGACACGATTTATCTCGGTACTCCCGGATATGCCGCACCGGAGCAGTATGGTTCGGGCCAGACAGACATCAGAACCGATATATATAATTTCGGAATGACACTTTTTCATTTGCTTTCCGGAATTCATCCGTTAAAATGTAATGAAGTTCAGATGAAGGATTTACTGGAGGACGCAGGGGTTTCAAAAGATTTAATTTCCGTTGTCCTGAAATGCACGGCAAAAAACCCTGACGAACGTTTTATAAGCGTAGAAGAAATAAAAAACGCAATAAACTTGTTTAGTAATAAAATACATTTTATGCACCCGGCCCATCCGGCGGGGAAAAATGCGGTTGAAATAAGTGTTTCGGGAATACAAAAAGGTGTTGGAGTCACCCATTTTTGTATATTGTTTGGAATGTGGCTTAAAAACAGGGGGTACAGGACGGCAATACTGGAGTACGGTGAAAACAGCGACGCTTTATGCCTTTGCAGACTTTTGAACAAAGAGTCCCAGTTAATGAAAAAAGGATATTATGAAGTAAGGGGATTAGATATCTATCCGTCAATGGGAATCGACAAAATTGACGGTTTCAGGAGATCAGAATATGATTTTATATTGCTTGATTACGGTATTCATGACGAGTATGTTTCCAGATTGATGCCGAGAAGTGATGTAAGGCTTATAGTGGCTCCCGGAGCCGACTGGAAAATCCGGGCAGTCAGTTCGTTTGTGGAAAGGTATGATGTCATACTTAAAATGCCAAATACTTACCTCTCCTTTCCGATGCAGGATAGAAAGTCAATAAGTGTTATAAAATCCTATTTCAAAAAAGTTAACATATTAGCCCTTCCTTATGCGGTTAATCCATGGAAAATCAACCCGGCGATAAGCAAAGAAATTGAAAATATATACAACAGAATATTTCAGGTTGGAAATTCATGA
- the rpsB gene encoding 30S ribosomal protein S2, producing the protein MSVISMKQLLEAGVHFGHQTRRWNPKMAEYIFTERNGIYIIDLQKTVKKLEEAYYFLRNVVMEGGEVLFVGTKKQAQDAIRQEAERCGMYYVNNRWLGGMLTNFKTIQKRIDRLNELQKMEEEGIFEVLPKKEVTKLKLEMEKLEKNLGGIREMKKLPDVVFIVDPKKERIAVLEARKLGIPIIAIVDTNCDPDEVDYVIPGNDDAIRAVKLITSKMADAVIEARQGEQMTPVTESNASGEEEDFNLEDIHIGDEAMNDTEKKDEDGE; encoded by the coding sequence ATGTCAGTAATTTCAATGAAACAATTGCTTGAAGCAGGTGTACACTTTGGTCATCAAACAAGAAGATGGAATCCGAAAATGGCGGAATACATCTTCACAGAAAGAAACGGTATTTACATTATTGATCTCCAGAAAACAGTCAAAAAACTTGAAGAAGCTTATTATTTCCTGCGAAATGTCGTAATGGAAGGCGGAGAAGTTCTTTTTGTCGGAACGAAAAAACAGGCTCAGGATGCAATACGCCAAGAAGCCGAACGTTGTGGCATGTATTATGTAAACAACCGCTGGCTTGGTGGTATGCTGACCAACTTTAAAACCATCCAGAAACGGATAGATCGCCTCAATGAGCTTCAGAAAATGGAAGAAGAAGGTATATTTGAAGTTCTTCCTAAGAAGGAAGTAACAAAATTAAAGCTTGAAATGGAAAAGCTTGAAAAAAACCTTGGCGGCATACGTGAAATGAAAAAATTGCCCGACGTGGTATTTATAGTCGATCCCAAAAAAGAAAGAATCGCTGTTCTTGAAGCAAGAAAATTAGGTATTCCCATAATTGCAATTGTAGATACTAATTGTGATCCCGATGAAGTGGATTATGTAATACCCGGAAACGACGATGCTATTCGTGCTGTTAAGCTGATTACCTCAAAGATGGCCGACGCGGTTATAGAAGCAAGACAGGGAGAGCAGATGACACCTGTTACTGAAAGTAATGCATCCGGCGAGGAAGAAGATTTTAACCTCGAGGACATTCATATTGGTGACGAAGCAATGAATGATACCGAAAAGAAAGACGAAGACGGGGAATAA
- the tsf gene encoding translation elongation factor Ts — MNITAEMVKELRERTGSGLMDCKKALIESNGDMEKAIEYLREKGLATAAKKAGRIAAEGIVDAYIHGGGRIGVLVEVNVETDFAAKNEEFRSFVKDIAMQIAASNPQYVRREEVPQEVIEREKEILMAQAINEGKPAQIAEKMVNGRLEKFFKEVCLLEQPFIKDTDKTVQDVLNEKIAKIGENINIRRFARFEMGEGLAKREDNFAEEVMKQLNK, encoded by the coding sequence ATGAATATAACTGCTGAAATGGTTAAGGAACTCCGTGAAAGAACGGGCAGTGGCCTTATGGACTGCAAAAAGGCCCTCATTGAAAGTAACGGAGATATGGAAAAAGCCATCGAGTATTTAAGGGAAAAAGGACTGGCAACTGCTGCGAAAAAAGCCGGAAGAATTGCTGCAGAGGGTATTGTTGATGCATATATTCACGGCGGTGGAAGAATCGGTGTTCTGGTTGAGGTTAATGTTGAAACTGATTTTGCCGCTAAAAACGAGGAATTCAGAAGTTTTGTAAAAGATATTGCAATGCAGATAGCAGCAAGCAATCCTCAATATGTCAGAAGAGAAGAAGTTCCTCAGGAAGTAATTGAGCGGGAGAAAGAAATATTAATGGCACAGGCAATTAATGAAGGTAAGCCCGCTCAAATTGCGGAAAAAATGGTTAACGGCCGCCTTGAAAAATTCTTTAAGGAAGTTTGTCTGCTTGAACAACCGTTTATAAAGGATACCGACAAGACAGTTCAGGACGTCCTTAATGAGAAAATTGCAAAAATAGGTGAAAACATTAATATTCGCCGCTTTGCTCGTTTCGAAATGGGCGAAGGGCTGGCAAAAAGAGAAGACAATTTTGCCGAAGAGGTTATGAAACAGCTTAATAAATAA
- a CDS encoding ATPase, T2SS/T4P/T4SS family, protein MNEIMIVLITATVSVLTILYFKDTGKNRIKTADLEENRYAIEAILAFIREAFNNILKTNLYELNITREEFEKRMHNRNRLRRALKNCTYGDINAKNYVKDFIKDILVRSYEIDENNVNNIISFDNPRKLSAQDKFEILLYHYKKKYGNRALEKLILEYNLDSPVVTGEGISYVITKEQIDSIFAKETIINRFEDKLNIIAQRIYQLYKGFGVIDEIRDMRIDGVSGGVSGIPPAFHEELDLTVSLSIISKLPANYDSVWIFFKGKTIHLSFLSFGSEEELIRVCKNIYRYNYPGQLSESNGYKVNEMKDGSRVVVVRPPFSESWAFFVRKFDSIERAEIEELITDKNSEIPIGLIKWLIKGCRVTAITGAQGTGKTTLLMSIVKFINPAYTLRIQEMAFELHLRKIYPERNILTFRETTTISGQEGLDLQKKTDGTVNILGEVATAPVSSLMIQMAQVASLFTLFTHHAKTTVDLVKSLRNNLLQTGVFTNEKIAEQQVADVVNFDIHMNRDLTGHRYIERITEIIPVDDTDYPEIKFNDDEVDINGFLDIAREFFTRMTDRKVFETRDIIVYENGEYKVCSPPSKKQINAIMNNLTDDEKSEFKSYLTRYFNRSEV, encoded by the coding sequence GTGAATGAGATTATGATTGTGCTGATAACCGCGACTGTATCCGTTTTAACAATTTTGTATTTTAAAGATACCGGAAAAAACAGAATTAAAACGGCCGACTTAGAAGAAAACAGATATGCAATAGAGGCAATACTTGCTTTTATTCGGGAAGCGTTCAACAATATTCTGAAGACCAATCTTTACGAGCTGAATATCACAAGAGAGGAATTTGAAAAAAGAATGCACAACAGGAACAGGTTGCGCAGGGCACTAAAAAACTGCACATACGGTGACATAAATGCAAAAAACTATGTAAAGGATTTTATAAAGGATATTCTAGTCAGATCATATGAAATTGACGAGAATAATGTGAACAACATAATAAGTTTTGATAATCCAAGAAAGTTGTCAGCACAGGATAAGTTTGAAATTCTTCTTTATCATTACAAGAAAAAATATGGCAACAGAGCCCTCGAAAAACTAATACTGGAATATAATCTTGACAGTCCTGTCGTTACCGGGGAGGGGATATCCTACGTAATTACGAAGGAACAAATTGACAGTATTTTTGCAAAAGAAACCATAATCAACAGATTTGAGGACAAGCTCAATATAATAGCCCAAAGAATTTATCAGTTATACAAGGGCTTCGGAGTTATTGACGAAATACGGGATATGCGCATTGACGGTGTATCCGGAGGAGTATCGGGTATACCTCCGGCCTTCCATGAGGAACTGGATTTAACTGTAAGTCTTTCGATTATATCAAAGCTTCCGGCCAATTATGACTCTGTATGGATTTTTTTCAAAGGCAAAACAATACACCTGTCGTTTTTAAGTTTTGGGTCGGAGGAAGAATTAATCAGGGTATGTAAAAACATATACCGGTACAATTACCCAGGACAACTGAGCGAAAGCAACGGTTATAAAGTAAACGAGATGAAAGACGGAAGCAGGGTTGTTGTTGTAAGACCCCCTTTTTCGGAATCGTGGGCATTTTTCGTAAGAAAGTTCGACAGTATTGAAAGGGCGGAAATTGAAGAACTGATAACCGACAAAAACAGCGAAATTCCAATAGGATTAATCAAATGGCTTATAAAAGGATGCCGAGTAACCGCGATAACCGGTGCGCAGGGCACAGGCAAAACCACGCTTCTTATGTCGATTGTAAAGTTCATAAACCCGGCCTATACGTTAAGAATTCAGGAAATGGCTTTTGAACTGCATCTCAGAAAAATATATCCTGAAAGGAACATCCTTACTTTCAGGGAAACCACAACAATATCGGGACAGGAAGGTCTGGACCTTCAGAAAAAAACCGACGGTACGGTTAATATCCTGGGCGAGGTTGCTACGGCTCCGGTAAGTTCGTTGATGATTCAAATGGCTCAAGTGGCAAGTCTTTTCACCCTTTTTACCCACCATGCGAAAACAACGGTGGATCTTGTGAAATCTCTCAGAAATAATCTTTTGCAGACGGGAGTGTTTACGAACGAGAAAATTGCGGAACAGCAGGTAGCGGACGTGGTCAATTTCGATATTCATATGAACAGGGATTTAACCGGTCACAGGTATATTGAAAGAATTACCGAAATAATTCCGGTTGATGATACCGATTACCCTGAGATTAAATTTAATGACGATGAAGTGGATATCAACGGATTTCTTGACATCGCCCGCGAATTTTTCACAAGAATGACTGACAGAAAGGTGTTTGAAACAAGAGACATCATAGTTTATGAAAACGGGGAGTATAAAGTTTGTTCTCCTCCAAGCAAAAAACAAATTAATGCGATTATGAACAATTTAACCGATGACGAAAAGTCGGAATTTAAATCCTACCTGACCAGGTATTTTAACCGGAGTGAAGTTTAA
- a CDS encoding CpaF family protein: MSHNTDKNLIKEIRYEVVRRTEITNAGAGGEEIDTVLMDTVEEVVFEKTRHMHLSVSEKKKLVETVFNSLRRFDILEPLLKDPEITEIMVNGPDNIFIEKNGISQKTDLRFETKEQLEDLIQRIVARVNRSVNEAQPIVDARLPDGSRVNVVLSPVALNGPLMTIRKFPEKPLTMEKLIEAGSISKEAAELLKILVQAKYNLFICGGTGSGKTTFLNVLSGFIPCHERIITIEDSAELRLSNIKNLAQMETRNANTEGVGEIPMKALIKTSLRMRPERIIVGEVRGEEALDMLQAMNTGHEGSMSTGHANSIRDMLSRLETMVLMAAPLPLEAIRKQIASSLDIMIFLSRFRDGTRKVTEISEVLGYFDGEVKLNSLYRFEEEGEDEKGKVLGQLKPTGNKLQNTAKIRQHIGNMPNHPLIDL; this comes from the coding sequence ATGAGTCACAACACCGACAAAAATTTAATTAAGGAAATACGTTACGAAGTTGTAAGAAGGACTGAGATCACAAACGCCGGAGCCGGAGGGGAAGAAATTGACACAGTACTGATGGATACGGTTGAAGAGGTTGTTTTTGAAAAAACAAGACATATGCATTTGAGCGTATCGGAAAAAAAGAAACTGGTAGAGACTGTATTCAATTCATTAAGGCGTTTCGACATCCTGGAACCGCTGCTGAAAGATCCGGAAATAACGGAAATTATGGTAAACGGGCCCGATAATATTTTTATTGAAAAAAACGGCATTTCCCAAAAAACTGATTTGAGATTTGAAACAAAAGAACAGCTTGAAGATCTCATCCAGCGGATTGTAGCCCGGGTAAACAGAAGCGTAAATGAAGCCCAGCCCATCGTTGATGCAAGGCTCCCGGATGGTTCAAGGGTAAACGTTGTTTTAAGCCCCGTTGCATTAAACGGACCATTAATGACGATAAGAAAATTCCCTGAAAAACCCCTTACAATGGAAAAACTGATAGAAGCCGGTTCAATAAGCAAAGAGGCGGCAGAACTCCTTAAAATCCTTGTTCAGGCAAAGTATAATCTCTTTATATGCGGTGGAACGGGTTCGGGGAAAACAACCTTTCTGAACGTCCTGTCAGGTTTTATACCATGTCACGAAAGAATTATTACAATAGAAGATTCTGCAGAACTGAGACTTTCAAATATAAAAAACCTGGCCCAAATGGAAACTCGCAACGCAAACACCGAAGGCGTTGGTGAAATCCCAATGAAGGCATTGATTAAAACCAGCTTACGAATGCGACCGGAAAGAATCATTGTCGGTGAAGTCAGAGGCGAGGAAGCTCTTGATATGTTGCAAGCCATGAATACCGGCCATGAAGGTTCGATGTCGACCGGTCATGCCAATTCAATCCGGGATATGCTTTCACGGCTTGAAACCATGGTTTTGATGGCTGCGCCGCTTCCTTTGGAAGCCATCAGAAAACAAATAGCATCAAGTCTCGATATTATGATTTTTCTGTCCCGTTTCAGGGACGGTACCCGTAAAGTTACCGAAATCAGCGAGGTATTGGGTTATTTTGACGGGGAAGTGAAGCTTAATTCCCTTTACAGATTTGAAGAGGAAGGCGAGGATGAAAAAGGAAAGGTTTTGGGACAGCTAAAACCAACGGGAAATAAACTTCAGAATACTGCAAAAATCAGGCAACATATCGGTAACATGCCAAATCATCCTTTGATTGACTTATGA
- a CDS encoding SAF domain-containing protein, with translation MAFFRRKRMRTVLLSMLISLLVIILFSVAYCIFRQRLGRTVNEYEENLEKLRLDLYSLNRLVYIPKQDIPSGTVLTRDMFDIVEMKLNIPQAEFIDETDMGKVNMIYLPAGTPVLKMTVADEKLPDDLRELEFNMFLVQSNQKKGDFVDVRIVFPNGENYIVLSKKKIVDIIPEENTIRLWLDETEIHNISSAIIDAYIHPGTKLYVTKYVMPELQEAAIPFYAANEAVLNLMHKDPNIVEKASDALARELRASLERNLNSVAAENIGRVSSGVSEEMSKSKKIIQPTENSDSDTNTYTNHENSEETEFYN, from the coding sequence ATGGCTTTTTTTCGCAGGAAAAGAATGCGTACGGTATTATTATCAATGCTGATATCGCTTCTGGTCATAATTCTGTTTTCAGTCGCCTACTGCATTTTTAGGCAGAGACTTGGCAGAACGGTTAATGAATACGAGGAAAATTTGGAAAAGTTAAGGCTTGACCTTTACTCACTGAACAGACTTGTCTATATACCAAAACAGGATATTCCCTCGGGAACGGTTTTAACCAGGGATATGTTTGATATTGTTGAAATGAAACTGAACATCCCCCAGGCGGAATTTATTGATGAAACAGACATGGGAAAGGTGAACATGATTTATTTGCCTGCCGGAACACCTGTTTTAAAAATGACAGTGGCAGATGAAAAATTACCTGACGACTTGCGGGAACTGGAGTTTAATATGTTTCTTGTACAGTCAAACCAGAAAAAGGGTGATTTCGTCGATGTACGCATTGTTTTTCCTAACGGCGAAAACTATATTGTACTGAGCAAAAAAAAGATCGTTGATATTATTCCAGAAGAGAACACTATAAGGCTGTGGCTCGATGAAACTGAAATTCACAATATCAGCAGCGCAATAATAGATGCATATATTCATCCCGGCACAAAACTGTATGTTACCAAATATGTAATGCCTGAACTGCAGGAAGCGGCCATACCGTTTTACGCGGCGAACGAGGCAGTATTGAATTTAATGCATAAGGATCCCAATATTGTTGAAAAGGCTTCGGATGCTCTTGCAAGAGAATTAAGAGCTTCTCTTGAAAGAAATTTAAATTCAGTGGCCGCTGAAAACATTGGCAGGGTTTCATCAGGAGTCAGTGAAGAAATGTCAAAAAGTAAAAAAATAATTCAGCCGACAGAAAATTCTGACTCTGATACGAATACTTATACTAACCATGAAAACAGTGAAGAAACTGAATTTTACAATTAA
- the pyrH gene encoding UMP kinase → MGLKYKRVLLKISGEALAGDKGFGLDQEFLGEICSSIKKATDMGVEIAIVVGGGNFWRGRHGKGMDRTTSDHMGMLATVINALALADALEAKGVPTRVQTAIDMRRIAEPYIRGRAIRHLEKKRVVIFACGTGNPYFTTDTAAALRAAEIDADAILLAKNVDAVYDSDPKVNRNAVKIDKITYLEMLNRQLGVMDSTASTLCMDNNIPVIVFGIKDPDNILRVLTGENIGTYIAREV, encoded by the coding sequence ATGGGTTTAAAGTATAAACGTGTTTTACTGAAAATAAGTGGTGAAGCCCTCGCAGGAGACAAGGGATTTGGACTGGATCAGGAATTTCTCGGAGAAATCTGTTCATCAATTAAAAAGGCCACTGATATGGGAGTAGAAATTGCTATCGTCGTGGGTGGCGGCAATTTTTGGAGAGGACGCCATGGAAAAGGCATGGACAGGACTACCTCGGATCATATGGGAATGCTTGCTACGGTGATAAATGCCCTTGCCCTTGCAGACGCTCTTGAAGCAAAAGGAGTACCTACCCGTGTTCAGACAGCCATTGATATGAGAAGAATAGCAGAACCTTATATACGAGGCCGGGCTATAAGGCATTTGGAAAAAAAGCGTGTTGTAATATTTGCATGCGGAACCGGAAATCCTTATTTTACCACAGATACGGCAGCAGCGTTACGTGCGGCAGAAATTGATGCCGATGCCATCTTGCTGGCAAAAAATGTGGATGCAGTTTATGATTCCGATCCCAAAGTCAACAGAAATGCGGTTAAAATAGACAAAATAACATATCTGGAAATGTTAAACCGTCAGTTGGGCGTTATGGATTCAACGGCTTCAACTCTATGTATGGACAACAATATTCCTGTCATTGTATTCGGAATCAAAGATCCCGATAATATATTAAGGGTTCTTACAGGAGAAAATATTGGTACTTATATTGCAAGGGAGGTATAA
- a CDS encoding SOS response-associated peptidase, protein MCGRFYIPEKEMDDFAKLVSEVERHLIKKHGEIFPGDTVPIITPDSGERKVHAVKWGFPSPNGKKLIFNARSETISEKQMFRTPFLKRRCLVPATGFFEWKKSGNKKIKHLISIDNKLFYMAGIFWFFRGKSDDYVFPAFTILTTDANEKIQKIHNRMPVIISERDMDRWLFSTDTAELVSMLRAADNDKTYIAEVT, encoded by the coding sequence ATGTGTGGGAGATTTTATATTCCGGAAAAGGAAATGGACGATTTTGCAAAACTTGTTTCAGAGGTTGAGCGGCATCTTATCAAAAAACACGGTGAGATATTCCCCGGTGATACCGTTCCCATTATCACACCTGACAGTGGAGAAAGAAAGGTTCACGCGGTAAAATGGGGGTTTCCGTCTCCCAACGGAAAAAAACTAATTTTTAATGCAAGATCGGAGACCATATCGGAAAAACAAATGTTCAGGACACCCTTCCTGAAACGCAGATGTCTTGTGCCGGCAACGGGTTTTTTTGAATGGAAAAAAAGCGGAAACAAAAAAATAAAACATCTTATCAGCATTGACAATAAACTTTTCTATATGGCAGGAATTTTCTGGTTTTTCAGAGGCAAAAGCGATGATTACGTTTTCCCTGCATTTACAATTCTTACAACAGATGCCAACGAAAAAATTCAAAAAATACATAACCGAATGCCGGTTATAATAAGTGAAAGGGACATGGACAGATGGCTGTTTTCGACCGATACAGCAGAGCTTGTTTCGATGCTTCGGGCGGCAGACAACGACAAAACATATATTGCCGAAGTGACGTAA
- the rpoD gene encoding RNA polymerase sigma factor RpoD produces MKEKNDNNKAKNGNEKEKSKEKASNTKNTKNPAVKKEPAVILRELAELGKAKGVLTYKEIMDAFETVDLPPEKIERIYDALERMGIDVVPDIDDEIEEIDLEEDPELSLPEGVAIDDPVRMYLKEIGKIPLLTAEEEIELAKRMEAGEEEPKKRLAEANLRLVVSIAKRYVGRGMLFLDLIQEGNLGLIKAVEKFDYRKGFKFSTYATWWIRQAITRAIADQARTIRIPVHMVETINKLIRVSRQLLQELGREPTPEEIAQEMGMSVEKVREIMKISQEPVSLETPIGEEEDSHLGDFIPDDDAPAPDESAAFTLLKEQLMDVLDTLTPREEKVLRLRFGLDDGRARTLEEVGKEFNVTRERIRQIEAKALRKLRHPSRSKKLKDYLD; encoded by the coding sequence ATGAAAGAGAAAAACGATAATAATAAGGCCAAAAACGGCAATGAAAAGGAAAAAAGCAAGGAAAAAGCTTCAAATACAAAGAATACCAAAAATCCGGCAGTCAAAAAGGAGCCTGCGGTTATTCTGCGGGAACTGGCCGAATTGGGCAAGGCTAAAGGTGTGCTTACGTACAAGGAGATTATGGATGCTTTTGAAACAGTAGATCTGCCTCCTGAAAAGATTGAAAGAATTTATGATGCTCTTGAACGTATGGGAATTGACGTGGTGCCCGATATAGATGATGAGATTGAGGAAATAGATCTGGAAGAAGATCCTGAATTAAGTCTTCCCGAAGGTGTGGCCATTGACGATCCTGTGAGGATGTATTTAAAAGAGATAGGCAAAATTCCTCTGTTAACCGCAGAGGAAGAAATAGAGCTGGCCAAAAGAATGGAAGCGGGCGAAGAAGAACCGAAAAAGAGGCTGGCGGAGGCAAATTTGCGCCTTGTTGTAAGTATTGCAAAAAGATATGTGGGAAGAGGCATGCTTTTTCTCGACTTAATCCAGGAAGGAAACCTTGGGCTGATTAAGGCCGTCGAAAAATTTGATTACAGAAAGGGTTTCAAATTCAGTACCTACGCGACATGGTGGATTAGGCAAGCCATTACCAGGGCAATAGCCGATCAGGCGAGGACCATTCGCATACCCGTGCACATGGTGGAAACAATAAACAAACTGATAAGAGTATCAAGGCAGTTGCTGCAGGAACTGGGAAGAGAACCGACACCTGAAGAAATTGCCCAGGAAATGGGTATGTCGGTGGAAAAAGTGCGGGAGATTATGAAAATTTCACAGGAGCCCGTCTCCCTTGAAACTCCCATCGGCGAAGAAGAAGACAGTCACCTCGGCGATTTTATTCCTGACGATGACGCGCCGGCACCGGACGAATCGGCTGCTTTTACGCTGCTAAAGGAGCAGCTGATGGATGTGCTGGATACACTGACACCAAGGGAGGAAAAGGTTTTAAGGCTTCGTTTCGGTCTTGATGACGGGCGGGCCCGTACTCTTGAGGAAGTCGGCAAAGAATTTAACGTTACCCGTGAGCGTATACGCCAGATTGAAGCAAAAGCGCTCAGAAAGCTTCGCCACCCGAGCAGAAGTAAAAAACTTAAGGATTATCTTGATTAA
- the frr gene encoding ribosome recycling factor → MQNEYKHITEKMDKTVAILKEELVNIRAGRANPRILDKVTVEYYGVPTPINQLANINVPEARQIVIQPWDPKILSEIEKAIIASNLGLNPNNDGKVIRLIFPPLTEERRVELTKQVKKVGENAKVAIRQVRRDALEQYKKMKKNAEITEDDLKEIEEDIQKITDNYIEDIDKLLEAKIKEIMEV, encoded by the coding sequence ATGCAGAATGAATACAAACATATCACCGAAAAAATGGACAAAACAGTGGCGATTTTAAAGGAAGAGCTTGTAAACATTCGTGCAGGTCGTGCAAATCCGCGCATTCTTGACAAGGTTACGGTTGAATACTATGGCGTACCTACCCCTATAAACCAGCTTGCAAATATCAATGTTCCCGAAGCAAGGCAGATAGTTATACAACCGTGGGATCCCAAGATTTTGTCAGAAATTGAAAAAGCCATTATTGCCTCCAATCTGGGTTTGAATCCTAACAACGACGGTAAGGTTATCCGCCTTATCTTCCCTCCTCTGACTGAAGAACGCAGAGTGGAGCTTACAAAGCAGGTTAAAAAAGTTGGCGAAAATGCAAAAGTGGCCATTCGTCAGGTTCGTCGTGACGCTTTGGAACAGTATAAAAAGATGAAAAAAAACGCTGAAATAACCGAGGATGACTTAAAGGAAATAGAAGAAGATATTCAGAAAATTACCGATAATTACATAGAAGACATTGACAAGCTTTTGGAAGCAAAAATTAAGGAAATAATGGAAGTTTAA